From Brassica oleracea var. oleracea cultivar TO1000 chromosome C3, BOL, whole genome shotgun sequence, a single genomic window includes:
- the LOC106328800 gene encoding anthranilate synthase beta subunit 1, chloroplastic-like has protein sequence MAATTLNNSSCLLQPKSSSTARLNPSSLLKPRVSFSGKSRGHVVTKASIEMAHSNSTPAAVVNSSSKHKGPIIVIDNYDSFTYNLCQYMGELGCHFEVYRNDELTVEELKSKNPRGVLISPGPGTPQDSGISLQTVLELGPRVPLFGVCMGLQCIGEAFGGKIVRSPYGVMHGKSSMVHYDEKGEEGLFSGLSNPFLVGRYHSLVIEKDTFPSDELEVTAWTEDGLVMAARHRKHKHIQGVQFHPESIITTEGKTIVRNFIKLVEKREAEKLT, from the exons ATGGCGGCTACTACATTGAACAACTCTTCTTGTCTTCTCCAACCCAAGTCCAGCTCCACCGCTCGCCTTAACCCTTCTTCTCTCCTCAAGCCCA GAGTTTCGTTTTCGGGGAAGAGTCGTGGACATGTCGTTACGAAAGCTTCGATTGAAATGGCGCATTCGAACTCGACACCTGCCGCTGTTGTCAACTCCTCGAGTAAGCACAAGGGTCCCATCATCGTGATCGATAATTACGACAGCTTTACTTACAATCTCTGTCAG TATATGGGAGAGCTAGGATGCCATTTTGAAGTTTACCGCAATGATGAACTTACTGTAGAGGAGCTCAAAAG TAAAAATCCAAGAGGGGTGCTGATTTCTCCTGGGCCTG GTACCCCACAAGACTCTGGGATCTCCTTACAAACTGTGTTGGAACTCGGACCACGTGTTCCTTTGTTTGGAGTATGTATGGGTTTGCAGTGTATAGGAGAAGCTTTTGGAG GAAAGATCGTGAGGTCACCATATGGTGTAATGCATGGGAAAAGCTCCATGGTTCACTATGATGAGAAAGGAGAAGAAGGCTTGTTCTCTGGTTTATCCAA CCCTTTTCTTGTAGGTAGATATCACAGCCTAGTGATCGAGAAAGATACCTTTCCCAGTGATGAACTCGAGGTTACTGCGTGGACAGAAGATGGTTTGGTTATGGCGGCCCGACACAGGAAGCACAAGCATATACAG GGAGTCCAGTTTCATCCGGAGAGTATCATAACAACTGAAGGCAAGACAATTGTTCGCAACTTCATCAAACTTGTAGAGAAAAGAGAGGCTGAAAAGTTGACTTAG
- the LOC106331621 gene encoding probable UDP-3-O-[3-hydroxymyristoyl] N-acetylglucosamine deacetylase 2 isoform X2, with translation MSLSSAVKAKKSTLISLMRLSSANSSSSSTVSLKPQTLAGSVEVNGKALHSGKVSTVKLLPAIAGAGRYLEFRSRSIPASIEFAQESPLCTTLLKDGLRIRTVEHLLSALEAKGVDNCRIQIESESESPDDREVEVPICDGSAKEWVEAIEEAGINVAQNHDGETVEKMVAHVNKPVYVRKNDSFVAVFPDLETRITCGIDFPQVPAIGCQWFSWKPEHHSSYAKDIAPSRTFCVYEEVEKMREAGLIKGGSLDNAIVCSAEHGWMNPPLRFDNEACRHKILDLIGDLSLVARGGNGGFPVAHIVAFKAGHALHTELARHLTID, from the exons ATGAGCCTCTCTAGCGCCGTCAAAGCCAAGAAATCCACTCTCATCTCTTTGATGCGACTATCCTCCGCCAATTCATCGTCTTCGTCAACAGTCTCCTTGAAACCA CAAACTCTCGCGGGATCGGTGGAAGTGAACGGTAAGGCTCTGCATTCCGGCAAGGTTTCGACGGTGAAGCTACTTCCGGCGATCGCGGGAGCTGGGAGGTACTTGGAGTTTCGTTCCAGATCAATCCCCGCGTCGATTGAGTTTGCTCAGGAGTCGCCTCTCTGCACAACGCTGTTGAAAGACGGTCTCAGGATCCGAACCGTCGAGCACTTGCTATCAGCTCTTGAGGCTAAGGGCGTTGATAACTGCAGAATTCAAATCGAGAGCGAGAGCGAGAGTCCAGATGATCGGGAAGTCGAG GTCCCTATTTGTGATGGATCAGCTAAAGAATGGGTAGAAGCGATCGAAGAAGCTGGCATAAACGTAGCTCAAAACCATGATGGAGAAACTGTGGAGAAGATGGTAGCACATGTGAACAAGCCTGTGTACGTTCGCAAGAACGATTCTTTCGTAGCTGTGTTCCCTGATTTAGAGACTCGAATTACTTGTGGTATCGACTTCCCACAG GTGCCTGCTATAGGCTGCCAGTGGTTTTCTTGGAAACCTGAACATCACTCTTCGTATGCAAAAGATATAGCACCGTCGAGAACGTTTTGTGTCTATGAAGAG GTGGAGAAAATGCGGGAAGCAGGGCTCATTAAAGGAGGTTCTCTGGATAATGCAATCGTTTGTAG CGCCGAGCATGGATGGATGAACCCTCCTCTGCGGTTTGATAATGAAGCATGTCGACATAAGATTTTGGACCTTATTGGTGACCTCTCCCTTGTAGCACGAGGCGGAAATGGAGGATTCCCTGTGGCTCACATAGTAGCATTTAAG GCGGGTCATGCACTGCACACTGAGTTGGCACGTCATCTTACCATCGACTGA
- the LOC106331621 gene encoding probable UDP-3-O-[3-hydroxymyristoyl] N-acetylglucosamine deacetylase 2 isoform X1 yields the protein MSLSSAVKAKKSTLISLMRLSSANSSSSSTVSLKPSGRLQQTLAGSVEVNGKALHSGKVSTVKLLPAIAGAGRYLEFRSRSIPASIEFAQESPLCTTLLKDGLRIRTVEHLLSALEAKGVDNCRIQIESESESPDDREVEVPICDGSAKEWVEAIEEAGINVAQNHDGETVEKMVAHVNKPVYVRKNDSFVAVFPDLETRITCGIDFPQVPAIGCQWFSWKPEHHSSYAKDIAPSRTFCVYEEVEKMREAGLIKGGSLDNAIVCSAEHGWMNPPLRFDNEACRHKILDLIGDLSLVARGGNGGFPVAHIVAFKAGHALHTELARHLTID from the exons ATGAGCCTCTCTAGCGCCGTCAAAGCCAAGAAATCCACTCTCATCTCTTTGATGCGACTATCCTCCGCCAATTCATCGTCTTCGTCAACAGTCTCCTTGAAACCA AGCGGGCGGTTACAGCAAACTCTCGCGGGATCGGTGGAAGTGAACGGTAAGGCTCTGCATTCCGGCAAGGTTTCGACGGTGAAGCTACTTCCGGCGATCGCGGGAGCTGGGAGGTACTTGGAGTTTCGTTCCAGATCAATCCCCGCGTCGATTGAGTTTGCTCAGGAGTCGCCTCTCTGCACAACGCTGTTGAAAGACGGTCTCAGGATCCGAACCGTCGAGCACTTGCTATCAGCTCTTGAGGCTAAGGGCGTTGATAACTGCAGAATTCAAATCGAGAGCGAGAGCGAGAGTCCAGATGATCGGGAAGTCGAG GTCCCTATTTGTGATGGATCAGCTAAAGAATGGGTAGAAGCGATCGAAGAAGCTGGCATAAACGTAGCTCAAAACCATGATGGAGAAACTGTGGAGAAGATGGTAGCACATGTGAACAAGCCTGTGTACGTTCGCAAGAACGATTCTTTCGTAGCTGTGTTCCCTGATTTAGAGACTCGAATTACTTGTGGTATCGACTTCCCACAG GTGCCTGCTATAGGCTGCCAGTGGTTTTCTTGGAAACCTGAACATCACTCTTCGTATGCAAAAGATATAGCACCGTCGAGAACGTTTTGTGTCTATGAAGAG GTGGAGAAAATGCGGGAAGCAGGGCTCATTAAAGGAGGTTCTCTGGATAATGCAATCGTTTGTAG CGCCGAGCATGGATGGATGAACCCTCCTCTGCGGTTTGATAATGAAGCATGTCGACATAAGATTTTGGACCTTATTGGTGACCTCTCCCTTGTAGCACGAGGCGGAAATGGAGGATTCCCTGTGGCTCACATAGTAGCATTTAAG GCGGGTCATGCACTGCACACTGAGTTGGCACGTCATCTTACCATCGACTGA